The Bradyrhizobium sp. B097 genome contains the following window.
GGCTTCGAAGCGCAGAGTTCGGCGAGCTTCTCGTTCTGGATCTTCACGATCTCTCCGGCGAGATCGCGACCGCGGTCGTACCAGAACGGATTGATCGAGAGCACTTCCATGTCGACGGCCTGCGCGTCCATCGCAGCGAGGCGCTTGTCGATCTCGACGAAGGCCTCAGCGGCGCCGTTGACCGGCGGTAGTTGATATTTTCCAGCGTCTGCTCCGAGCAGCGCACCCGCCTCGCGGAAGTGGCAATGCGCGTGAATGTCGATCGTCTTGATACGTTTGCCGTCGACGGTGACCGGCAGCTTCTGGCGCGATGCTTGCGCGTTCGCGTTGTGGACGAGCCCGCAGCCGCAGAACACGATGCCTGCTGCCGCCGTCGCTCCCGCTTTCAGGAAATCCCGCCTTGTGGTCATGACGATCGCCTCCCTGGTCTTTTTGTTGTGGACGGGGAGCCTAGGGGTGCCGGCGAACGGTCGCAAGGTCACACGCTGTGCGTGTCGCGCAATGTTGATCTGCTCAGACCGGTTTGATCCCGGCCTTGGCGATGATGTCGATGGGTTCCGGTGACGCCGCTTGCTTCAGTGCAGCACCTGGAGTTGCCGCGGCAGCCATAGCGAGATTTCCGGCAGATAGGTCACGCACATCAGGACAAAGAACATCACCGCGTAGAACGGCCAGATCTTGCGCATGACCTGCTCGATCGTGACCTTGCCGACCGCGCAGCCGACAAAGAGGATTGCGCCGACCGGCGGGTGGCACAGGCCGATGCCGAGATTGAGCAGCATGATCATGCCGAAATGGACCGGATCGACGCCGAAGTTCTTCATGACCGGCAACAGGATCGGCGTTGCGATCAGGATCGATGGCGCCATGTCGACCAGCGTGCCAAACACCAGCAGCAGCACATTGATCAGCAGCAGGATGACGTATTTGTTGTCGGAGATCGACAGGAAGAAGGCGGTCATCTTGGCCGGCATCTGCGTCAGGGCCATGATGTAGCCGACGCTGGAGGCGCACGCGATCAGCGTCATCACCATCGCGACGGTGCGCAGGGTGCGATGGAGCAGCACCGGTAGATCGCGCCAGCGATAGTCGCGATAAATGAACATCGTGACGAAGAAAGCCCAGATGCAGGCGACGGCGCCGGCTTCGATTGCGGTGAAGATGCCGCCGAGAATGCCGCCAAGGATGATGACGAGGGTGATGAGACCCCAGGAGGCATCGATGGCGATCCGGATCGCGTCCTTGGCCGGCACGGTCTGGCCGTGCGGGTGCTTCTCGCGATAGGCAACCGCCAGGCACAGGATGATCAGCGAGAAGCCGAGCAGCAGCCCGGGGAACACGCCGGCCATGAAGAGGGCGCTGATCGAAATCGTTCCGCCCGTCGCCAGCGAGTAGAGCACCGCATTGTGGCTCGGCGGCACGAGAAGGGCCTGCACCGACGAGGTGATCGTGAGGTTGGTCGCGAACACGCGCGGATAGCCGTTCTTTTCCATCTGCGGGATCATCACCGAGCCGATGGCGGATGTATCGGCGACCGCCGATCCGGAAATGCCGCTCAGGAATGTGGTCGCAAGCACGTTGACGATCGAAAGGCCGCCGCGCAGCCGGGTCAGTCCAACCAGCACGTCGGCGAACGCAACGAGGCGGCGGGCCATGCCGCCCTCCGCCATGATCGCGCCGGCCAGCACGAAGAACGGGATCGTCAACATCGCGACCTTGCTGACGCCGTCGGAGATCTTCAGCATCACCGCTTCCAGGGGGATGCCGATCCACAAGGCGCCGACAATCGCCGCCATCGCCAGCGAGTACGCGATCGGCATGCCGATCAGGAAACAGAGCAGCATGGTCGCGAGCAGAATGAGGATATCCATGATGGCCTCTCGCGATCAGTCGGCGGAAAGGTCGCGGTGCGGTGCGATCGGATCGGGCGGCGCACCCAGGAAAATCCGCTCGATGATGAACAGGAGCAGGCAGGCGCCGCCGATCGGAATCGGAAGATAGGTGACGCCGACCGAAAGCGACGGGAAGTCGGCGATCGTGTTGTACCAGGTCACCTCGACGAGCCGAGCGCCCCAGATGACCATGAACAATGCGATCAGGCCCATCAGCAGCTGGACCACAAGGTCGGTCAGGTTGCGAAGCGGATCAGGCAGCTTGTTGGCAAAATATCCGACGTTCATATGCAGATTGAGCCGATATCCGGCGGCCGCACCAATGAACGTCACGACGATGGTGAGCAGCACCGCGAGAGGTTCGGGCCATGACGCGGCGCTGTTCAGGACATAGCGCGTCAACACTGCCCAGGGGATGACGGCCGAAATCAGGATCAGCGCGACAGAGCCCGTGATGACGCAGGCGAGATACAAATAGTCCATCGCGCGGCGATATGATCCGGCCATGTCCGTTTCCTGCAAGAGGACGATTTCCCGTGTGGTGTGACGTCAGGCAGACTGGATGCGCCCGATCATGTCCTGGTATTTCGGGCCGTATTTGTCCCATACCGGCTTGACCGCGTTCTGGAACGGCGCCTTGTCGGCAATCTCGATGATCTCGCACCCGGCAGCCTTCGCCTTTTCCATCGCCTGCTGCTCGTAGGTATTCCAGAGCCCGCGC
Protein-coding sequences here:
- a CDS encoding TRAP transporter large permease, producing the protein MDILILLATMLLCFLIGMPIAYSLAMAAIVGALWIGIPLEAVMLKISDGVSKVAMLTIPFFVLAGAIMAEGGMARRLVAFADVLVGLTRLRGGLSIVNVLATTFLSGISGSAVADTSAIGSVMIPQMEKNGYPRVFATNLTITSSVQALLVPPSHNAVLYSLATGGTISISALFMAGVFPGLLLGFSLIILCLAVAYREKHPHGQTVPAKDAIRIAIDASWGLITLVIILGGILGGIFTAIEAGAVACIWAFFVTMFIYRDYRWRDLPVLLHRTLRTVAMVMTLIACASSVGYIMALTQMPAKMTAFFLSISDNKYVILLLINVLLLVFGTLVDMAPSILIATPILLPVMKNFGVDPVHFGMIMLLNLGIGLCHPPVGAILFVGCAVGKVTIEQVMRKIWPFYAVMFFVLMCVTYLPEISLWLPRQLQVLH
- a CDS encoding TRAP transporter small permease, with the translated sequence MAGSYRRAMDYLYLACVITGSVALILISAVIPWAVLTRYVLNSAASWPEPLAVLLTIVVTFIGAAAGYRLNLHMNVGYFANKLPDPLRNLTDLVVQLLMGLIALFMVIWGARLVEVTWYNTIADFPSLSVGVTYLPIPIGGACLLLFIIERIFLGAPPDPIAPHRDLSAD